Proteins co-encoded in one Halorussus vallis genomic window:
- a CDS encoding arylsulfotransferase family protein gives MTSLSKRHVRILFAALLTLSVVSVGYGFATSVTDTTFESHLGSDGVENRSAKIAPEADGITVVATDSNSWRGQASEGPRARAELVAFNPNGTVRYYNDTHTRYWDVDPVPGTRATVEYSYADHRSGDECPDAGEWNASQYGVSNETWQTYYEVHADANACTYNGVERVNLTTGTVEKVWGHLTPGKEATRYHDVDRINDTHLAVADIFLDGVFVVNTTSDELVWRWNATDAYDPGKTGGPFPEDWTHINDVEVLKDGRIMVSARNLDRVLFLSSDDHTVQKAQTLGKEDNYGILYEQHNPDFVNASNGGPAAIVADSENNRVVEYQRSDGNWTQSWIWRDARMQWPRDADRLPNGHTLIADSNGNRVFEVDENGDVVWSLNIAFPYEVERLETGDESTNGPSARSANIASRSGSLVNRFWINAKGLIPGKYLNGLMYITPIWMGVPEVFAIALGLVALLAWGGFELRWFVGRRRRAAATGAADEPTTEQD, from the coding sequence ATGACGTCGCTCTCGAAGCGGCACGTCCGGATTCTCTTCGCCGCGCTCCTGACGCTCTCCGTCGTATCGGTCGGATACGGATTCGCGACGTCGGTGACCGACACGACGTTCGAGTCCCACCTCGGTAGCGACGGGGTCGAAAACCGGAGCGCAAAGATTGCACCGGAAGCGGACGGCATCACCGTCGTCGCGACCGACTCGAACTCCTGGCGCGGACAGGCCAGCGAGGGTCCGCGCGCACGGGCCGAACTCGTCGCGTTCAACCCGAACGGGACGGTCCGCTACTACAACGACACCCACACGCGGTACTGGGACGTCGACCCCGTCCCGGGAACCCGCGCGACCGTCGAGTACTCGTACGCCGACCACCGGAGCGGCGACGAGTGTCCCGACGCCGGCGAGTGGAACGCGAGCCAGTACGGCGTCTCCAACGAAACATGGCAAACCTACTACGAGGTCCACGCCGACGCGAACGCGTGTACGTACAACGGCGTCGAGCGCGTGAACCTCACGACCGGGACGGTCGAGAAGGTGTGGGGCCACCTCACGCCGGGCAAGGAGGCGACGCGGTACCACGACGTCGACCGCATCAACGACACGCACCTCGCCGTCGCCGACATCTTCCTCGACGGGGTGTTCGTGGTCAACACCACGTCCGACGAACTCGTCTGGCGCTGGAACGCCACCGACGCCTACGACCCCGGGAAGACCGGCGGCCCGTTCCCCGAAGACTGGACGCACATCAACGACGTCGAGGTGCTGAAGGACGGTCGAATCATGGTGAGCGCTCGCAACCTCGACCGCGTGCTCTTCCTGTCGTCCGACGACCACACCGTCCAGAAGGCCCAGACCCTCGGGAAGGAGGACAACTACGGCATCCTCTACGAGCAGCACAACCCCGACTTCGTCAACGCGTCGAACGGCGGCCCCGCGGCGATCGTCGCCGACAGCGAGAACAACCGCGTCGTCGAGTACCAGCGTAGCGACGGGAACTGGACCCAGTCGTGGATCTGGCGGGACGCCCGGATGCAGTGGCCCCGCGACGCCGACCGTCTGCCGAACGGCCACACCCTGATCGCGGACTCCAACGGGAACCGCGTGTTCGAGGTCGACGAGAACGGCGATGTCGTCTGGAGTCTCAACATCGCGTTCCCGTACGAGGTCGAGCGACTGGAAACCGGCGACGAGTCGACGAACGGTCCGAGCGCACGCTCGGCCAACATCGCCTCGCGGTCGGGAAGTCTCGTCAACCGGTTCTGGATCAACGCGAAGGGGCTCATTCCGGGCAAGTACCTGAACGGGCTGATGTACATCACGCCCATCTGGATGGGCGTCCCCGAGGTCTTCGCCATTGCGCTCGGTCTGGTCGCCCTCCTCGCCTGGGGCGGCTTCGAACTGCGATGGTTCGTCGGCCGGCGCCGCCGCGCCGCCGCGACGGGTGCCGCCGACGAACCGACGACCGAACAGGACTAG
- a CDS encoding amino acid permease, whose translation MGGESPENTATTGGQAEGGGGDVEAELSRDMSLSDVTFIGVGAMIGAGVFALTGFAAGLAGPALTLAFLLNGFVAMFTAVSYAELGAAFPEAGGGYLWVKEALVDPNGFYAGWMSWFAHAVACSLYAVTFGAFLLELIHYAGFLPAPGPGGSHIQLLGFINGHMLEKLFAVGMISLFAYINYRGAEETGTIGIVVTGIKVIVLGVFVAFGILATLNTPNWPSQFLASPTFAPNGLFGIAGAMGFTYIAFEGYEIIVQSGEEVVDPGSNIPKAVFYSMAIVVPIYILVAFASIGGIDVTQNLVAAAGLGGQEAVYTWELMGALGEMGIIRAAGQFVPYGVPLLLFAGLAATMSALNATVYSSSRVSFAMGRDRALPQIFEKIDDDQKTPYFAIFASAVIIAVMAVALPIEAVAAAADIMFILLFVQVNWTVVRMRQTHPDLPRTYKVPFMPWPPLIGIGLQMLLTPFLIYTLGLEAFGIGTSNHGLIALVTAAVWMGLGLVVYYGYSKQQEAEQIEEETPTLISEETPRESENQIVVPVSNTENTEQLMRSAVDIARENDGEILVMSVVTVPHQTPLSQGRQYVDQERDVVDAAMEIAEAEDVPVSGVVRVGHDVSDAILNTVEQYDSETVLMGWEGQHKSQRRDIVLGSNVDEVATEAEADVLVERIGRDATGEADDILVPVAGGDHSKFAAELADDIAKQHDGRIDIVHVVDPDADESKRREAREMFEEVTADLETENVDTEVIEHDDVVDAVVERSGEYDVLLAGATREGLLQQFVFGSIPEKIGWGSNGTVIMAKKNRGITSKAKGWFGS comes from the coding sequence ATGGGCGGGGAATCTCCGGAGAACACGGCGACGACAGGAGGACAGGCCGAAGGTGGTGGAGGAGACGTGGAAGCGGAACTGTCGCGGGACATGAGCCTCTCCGACGTGACCTTCATCGGCGTCGGCGCGATGATCGGCGCGGGCGTGTTCGCATTGACCGGGTTCGCCGCCGGCCTGGCCGGTCCGGCGCTCACGCTCGCGTTCCTGCTCAACGGTTTCGTGGCGATGTTCACAGCGGTGTCGTACGCCGAACTCGGCGCGGCGTTCCCCGAAGCCGGCGGGGGTTACCTCTGGGTGAAAGAAGCACTGGTCGACCCGAACGGTTTCTACGCGGGGTGGATGAGCTGGTTCGCCCACGCCGTTGCGTGTTCGCTCTACGCGGTCACCTTCGGGGCGTTCCTGCTCGAACTGATTCACTACGCGGGATTCCTTCCCGCACCCGGTCCCGGCGGCAGTCACATCCAGCTTCTCGGGTTCATCAACGGTCACATGCTCGAGAAGTTGTTCGCGGTCGGGATGATCAGTCTGTTCGCGTACATCAACTACCGCGGGGCCGAAGAGACGGGAACCATCGGTATCGTCGTCACTGGCATCAAAGTCATCGTCCTCGGCGTCTTCGTCGCGTTCGGCATCCTCGCCACGCTCAACACGCCCAACTGGCCCTCGCAGTTCCTCGCCAGTCCGACGTTCGCGCCGAACGGCCTGTTCGGCATTGCGGGCGCGATGGGCTTTACGTACATCGCGTTCGAGGGCTACGAGATCATCGTCCAGTCCGGTGAAGAGGTCGTCGACCCCGGTTCGAACATCCCCAAGGCGGTGTTCTACTCGATGGCCATCGTCGTTCCTATCTACATTCTGGTCGCGTTCGCGTCCATCGGCGGCATCGACGTGACCCAGAACCTCGTCGCGGCCGCCGGCCTCGGCGGTCAGGAGGCCGTCTACACGTGGGAACTGATGGGCGCACTCGGCGAGATGGGCATCATTCGAGCCGCGGGGCAGTTCGTTCCGTACGGCGTGCCGCTATTGTTGTTCGCGGGGCTGGCGGCGACGATGAGCGCGCTCAACGCGACGGTGTACTCGTCGAGTCGGGTGTCGTTCGCGATGGGCCGCGACCGCGCGCTCCCACAGATATTCGAGAAGATCGACGACGACCAGAAGACGCCGTACTTCGCCATCTTCGCCTCGGCGGTCATCATCGCGGTGATGGCGGTCGCGCTCCCGATCGAAGCGGTTGCCGCCGCCGCCGACATCATGTTCATCCTGCTGTTCGTGCAGGTCAACTGGACGGTGGTGCGAATGCGCCAGACCCACCCCGACCTGCCGCGGACCTACAAGGTGCCGTTCATGCCGTGGCCGCCGCTCATCGGCATCGGCCTCCAGATGCTACTGACGCCCTTCCTCATCTACACCCTCGGACTGGAGGCGTTCGGCATCGGGACCAGCAACCACGGCCTCATCGCGCTTGTGACGGCGGCCGTCTGGATGGGCCTCGGTCTGGTGGTGTACTACGGCTACTCCAAACAGCAGGAGGCCGAGCAGATCGAAGAGGAGACGCCGACGCTAATCAGCGAAGAGACGCCTCGGGAGAGCGAGAACCAGATCGTCGTCCCGGTTTCGAACACGGAGAACACCGAGCAACTGATGCGGTCGGCGGTCGACATCGCCCGGGAGAACGACGGCGAGATCCTGGTGATGAGCGTCGTCACCGTTCCGCACCAGACGCCGCTCTCGCAGGGCCGCCAGTACGTCGACCAGGAACGTGACGTCGTGGACGCGGCGATGGAGATCGCGGAAGCCGAGGACGTACCCGTAAGCGGCGTCGTCCGGGTCGGCCACGACGTCTCGGACGCGATTCTCAACACGGTCGAGCAGTACGACAGCGAGACGGTGTTGATGGGCTGGGAGGGCCAGCACAAGAGCCAGCGCCGCGACATCGTCCTCGGAAGCAACGTCGACGAAGTGGCGACCGAGGCCGAGGCGGACGTGCTGGTCGAGCGAATCGGTCGGGACGCGACCGGGGAGGCCGACGACATCCTCGTCCCGGTCGCCGGCGGCGACCACTCGAAGTTCGCCGCGGAACTGGCCGACGACATCGCCAAACAGCACGACGGGCGCATCGATATCGTCCACGTCGTCGACCCCGACGCTGACGAATCGAAGCGGCGGGAGGCCCGAGAGATGTTCGAGGAGGTCACGGCCGACCTCGAAACCGAGAACGTCGACACCGAGGTAATCGAACACGACGACGTGGTCGACGCCGTCGTCGAGCGCTCGGGCGAGTACGACGTGTTGCTCGCGGGCGCGACCCGCGAGGGACTGCTCCAGCAGTTCGTGTTCGGTTCCATCCCCGAGAAGATCGGCTGGGGCTCGAACGGGACGGTCATCATGGCGAAGAAGAACCGCGGTATCACCTCGAAGGCCAAGGGATGGTTCGGTAGCTAA
- a CDS encoding amino acid permease yields MAEDSSHDVAAGEGTGEGEVETELSRDMSLFDITFIGVGAMIGAGVFALTGFAAGLAGPALTLAFLLNGFVAMFTAVSYAELGAAFPEAGGGYLWVKEALVDPNGFYAGWMSWFAHAVACSLYAVTFGVFLVELIIYATGLPHEFHLLGFITPIMAEKGLSVVMVAAFAYINYRGAEETGKAGVIVTGIKVVILGAFIAFGVYATVTAPQWTDKFFNSPSFAPNGLFGIIGAMGFTYIAFEGYEIIVQSGEEVVDPGKNVPKAVFYSMAIVVPIYILVAFASIGGIDVTQRIIGLAEVSGQQNIYTWELLGELGELGIIRAAGQFMPYGVPLLLFAGLAATMSALNATVYSSSRVSFAMGRDRALPGSFDKIHPEKRTPHWAIFVSAILIAAMAVVLPIEAVAASADIMFILLFVQVNWTVVRMRQTHPDLPRTYEVPFMPWPPLIGIGLQILLTPFLIYTLGLEAFGIGESNHGLIALVATAVWMGLGLVVYYGYSKQQEAEQIEEDTPTLLTEATPSNAENQIVVPIANPENADQLMRTAVDLAKDRDGEILAMSVVTVPQQTPTSEGRKFVTDERETLDHAMDIAREANVPVSGTIRIGHDIAEAILNTANQYDSDAILMGWKGQHKSQRRDIILGSNVDRVVQEAHCDVMVERVAPDATGEVDRILVPTAGGPHAEYAEEIADAIAYAQNAEVDVVHVIEPGASEQDRNDAQALVDDAADTFREDVTVTGEVVEGSNVVDTIIERSASYNLVVVGATREGLLDQFVFGAIPEQIGRQAQDTVIMAKRNLGITSKVRRWFGSK; encoded by the coding sequence ATGGCAGAGGACTCGTCGCACGACGTAGCGGCCGGTGAGGGAACCGGGGAAGGTGAAGTCGAGACGGAACTGTCGCGGGACATGAGTCTGTTCGACATCACCTTCATCGGCGTTGGCGCGATGATCGGCGCGGGCGTGTTCGCGCTGACCGGCTTCGCCGCCGGCCTCGCCGGTCCGGCGCTCACCCTCGCGTTCCTACTCAACGGTTTCGTGGCGATGTTCACGGCGGTGTCGTACGCCGAACTCGGCGCGGCGTTCCCCGAAGCCGGAGGCGGCTACCTCTGGGTGAAGGAGGCGCTCGTCGACCCCAACGGCTTCTACGCGGGGTGGATGAGTTGGTTCGCCCACGCCGTCGCGTGTTCGCTTTACGCGGTCACCTTCGGGGTGTTCTTGGTCGAGTTGATCATCTACGCTACCGGCCTACCGCATGAGTTCCACCTCCTCGGATTCATCACGCCGATAATGGCCGAGAAGGGGCTCTCGGTCGTCATGGTCGCGGCGTTCGCGTACATCAACTACCGCGGGGCCGAGGAAACCGGGAAAGCGGGCGTCATCGTCACCGGCATCAAGGTCGTCATTCTCGGTGCGTTCATCGCGTTCGGCGTCTATGCCACCGTCACCGCGCCCCAGTGGACGGACAAGTTCTTCAACAGCCCATCGTTCGCGCCGAACGGCCTGTTCGGCATCATCGGCGCGATGGGCTTTACGTACATCGCGTTCGAGGGCTACGAGATCATCGTCCAGTCCGGCGAGGAGGTCGTCGACCCCGGCAAGAACGTCCCGAAGGCCGTTTTCTACTCGATGGCCATCGTCGTGCCCATCTACATTCTGGTCGCGTTCGCGTCCATCGGCGGCATCGACGTGACCCAACGTATCATCGGCCTCGCGGAGGTGAGCGGCCAGCAGAACATCTACACGTGGGAGCTACTGGGCGAACTCGGCGAACTCGGCATCATCCGGGCGGCGGGCCAGTTCATGCCCTACGGCGTGCCGCTGTTGTTGTTCGCGGGGCTGGCGGCGACGATGAGTGCGCTGAACGCGACGGTGTACTCGTCGAGTCGGGTGTCGTTCGCGATGGGCCGCGACCGCGCGCTCCCCGGGTCCTTCGACAAGATTCACCCCGAGAAGCGGACGCCCCACTGGGCGATCTTCGTCTCTGCGATCCTGATCGCGGCGATGGCGGTCGTCCTTCCCATCGAGGCCGTCGCGGCCTCCGCCGACATCATGTTCATCCTACTGTTCGTGCAGGTCAACTGGACGGTGGTACGGATGCGCCAGACCCATCCGGACCTGCCACGCACCTACGAGGTACCGTTCATGCCGTGGCCGCCGCTCATCGGTATCGGCCTCCAGATACTGCTGACGCCCTTCCTCATCTACACGTTGGGCCTCGAAGCGTTCGGCATCGGCGAGAGCAACCACGGCCTCATCGCGCTGGTCGCCACGGCCGTCTGGATGGGCCTCGGTCTGGTGGTGTACTACGGCTACTCCAAACAGCAGGAGGCCGAGCAGATCGAAGAGGATACCCCGACGCTCCTGACGGAGGCGACCCCGTCGAACGCGGAGAACCAGATCGTCGTCCCCATCGCGAACCCCGAGAACGCAGACCAGTTGATGCGGACGGCGGTCGACCTCGCGAAGGACAGGGACGGAGAGATTCTCGCGATGAGCGTCGTCACCGTCCCCCAGCAGACGCCCACCAGCGAAGGGCGGAAGTTCGTCACCGACGAGCGCGAAACCCTCGACCACGCGATGGACATCGCCAGAGAAGCCAACGTCCCCGTCAGCGGGACGATCCGCATCGGCCACGACATCGCGGAGGCGATCCTCAACACCGCCAATCAGTACGACAGCGACGCGATACTGATGGGGTGGAAGGGTCAACACAAATCCCAGCGACGCGACATCATCCTCGGGAGTAACGTCGACAGGGTCGTCCAGGAGGCGCACTGCGACGTGATGGTCGAGCGAGTCGCTCCCGACGCGACCGGCGAAGTCGACCGGATTCTCGTCCCGACCGCCGGCGGCCCGCACGCCGAGTACGCCGAGGAGATAGCGGACGCCATCGCCTACGCACAGAACGCCGAGGTCGACGTGGTCCACGTGATCGAACCGGGTGCCAGCGAGCAGGACCGAAACGACGCCCAGGCGCTCGTCGACGACGCCGCCGACACGTTCCGGGAGGACGTGACGGTGACCGGCGAGGTCGTCGAAGGGTCCAACGTCGTGGATACCATCATCGAACGGTCGGCGAGTTACAATCTCGTCGTCGTCGGCGCGACTCGCGAAGGCCTGCTCGACCAATTCGTCTTCGGTGCGATTCCGGAGCAAATCGGACGCCAGGCGCAGGACACGGTCATCATGGCCAAGCGGAACTTGGGCATCACGTCGAAGGTGCGCAGGTGGTTCGGAAGCAAGTAG
- a CDS encoding amino acid permease → MPKSLERDLGLYATITISIGAMVGSGIFVLPGLAAGKAGPAAIFGYLLAGFIVLPAALSKAEMATAIPESGGTYLYIDRAMGPLPGTIAGIGAWFSLVFKSAFALVGLGAYLLLFVPVSEGSLVFVSLGLGLLLVVVNVLGAKLTGGLQAAVVSLVLLVLLLFVGDGMISVDSSQYHPFFTHGVDGLFAATGLVFVSYAGVTKIASVAEEVENPGRNIPIAILTSIVVMMAVYTLTVYVIIGVSPTDALTAKDMLTPMALAAGGTLGRVGVIGISVVAVLALTSMANAGILSSSRYPLAMSRDDLAPESVGSVSERFKTPVASILFTGTILLVLVAFVPVLELAKLASAFQILVFAFINVALIAFRESSLDWYDPEFTAPGYPFVQIGGFLASLLLLTQMGAIPLVGAFGLVVLGAVWYRVYGRERTKREGAAVDAVRRSTDSRSLEQTERTLTSESKRNILVAMGEDTSTERERTLLTIAAYVAASTDARVYAVRFEEVPEQLTLSSATSMDEDDREFEAATEQLAEELPARIEPREIVSHNTGRAVVNFATDIDASLLLGEWRSEGLRAELLDRDVDWYMNRAPCDVTFVRDRGFGSIDEITVLTQRGPYGPTKVRLANAFAEQAGASLRFVTAVGPDPTQEQIDTTEEFHEELADLCTVPVELDIVRSEDRLSGVIDAAVGSDFAVVGAVAHSKLHDIFLGDPAVTISSGLDCSVLLVHPQDSRGQSFLNALIKRVAY, encoded by the coding sequence ATGCCGAAATCGCTGGAGCGCGACCTCGGACTGTACGCGACGATCACCATCAGCATCGGCGCGATGGTCGGCAGTGGTATCTTCGTCCTTCCGGGACTGGCGGCCGGGAAAGCCGGACCCGCCGCGATATTCGGGTATCTCCTCGCCGGATTCATCGTCCTCCCGGCGGCGCTGTCGAAGGCGGAGATGGCGACGGCGATTCCGGAGTCGGGGGGAACGTACCTCTACATCGACCGCGCGATGGGGCCGCTTCCCGGAACGATAGCCGGAATCGGCGCGTGGTTCTCGCTGGTATTCAAGAGCGCGTTCGCGCTGGTCGGCCTCGGCGCGTATCTCCTCCTCTTCGTCCCCGTTTCGGAAGGTTCGCTCGTGTTCGTGAGTCTCGGCCTCGGTCTGCTTCTCGTCGTCGTCAACGTGCTCGGCGCGAAACTCACCGGCGGACTCCAGGCCGCAGTCGTGAGTCTGGTCCTTCTTGTGCTGTTGCTGTTCGTCGGAGACGGGATGATCTCCGTCGATAGCAGTCAGTACCACCCGTTCTTCACCCACGGAGTCGACGGACTGTTCGCCGCGACGGGACTCGTCTTCGTCTCCTACGCCGGGGTGACCAAGATCGCCAGCGTCGCCGAGGAGGTAGAGAACCCCGGCCGGAACATTCCCATCGCCATCCTCACCTCCATCGTCGTGATGATGGCGGTGTACACGCTGACCGTCTACGTGATCATCGGCGTCTCGCCGACGGACGCGCTCACGGCCAAGGACATGCTGACCCCGATGGCGCTGGCGGCCGGCGGTACTCTGGGTCGCGTCGGAGTGATCGGTATCTCCGTCGTGGCGGTTCTCGCGCTGACGAGCATGGCGAACGCGGGCATCCTGTCGTCGTCGCGGTATCCCCTCGCGATGAGCCGAGACGACCTCGCACCGGAGTCCGTCGGGAGCGTCAGCGAGCGGTTCAAGACGCCCGTCGCTTCGATTCTGTTCACCGGGACGATTCTCCTGGTCCTCGTCGCGTTCGTCCCGGTGCTCGAACTCGCCAAACTGGCCAGCGCATTCCAGATACTCGTGTTCGCGTTCATCAACGTCGCGCTGATCGCGTTCCGGGAGAGTTCGCTGGACTGGTACGACCCGGAGTTCACGGCTCCGGGGTATCCGTTCGTCCAGATCGGCGGCTTCCTGGCGAGTCTGCTCCTCCTCACCCAGATGGGGGCGATTCCGCTGGTCGGCGCGTTCGGCCTCGTCGTACTGGGTGCGGTCTGGTACCGGGTGTACGGGCGCGAACGGACGAAACGCGAAGGAGCGGCGGTGGACGCCGTTCGCCGGTCGACCGATAGCCGGTCGCTAGAGCAGACCGAGCGGACCTTGACCAGCGAGTCGAAGCGCAACATCCTCGTTGCGATGGGCGAAGACACCTCCACGGAGCGAGAGCGGACGTTGCTCACCATCGCCGCGTACGTCGCCGCGTCGACCGACGCGCGAGTGTACGCGGTCCGATTCGAGGAAGTCCCCGAACAACTGACGCTATCGTCGGCGACTTCGATGGACGAGGACGACCGGGAGTTCGAAGCCGCGACCGAGCAACTGGCCGAAGAACTGCCGGCCCGAATCGAACCCCGGGAGATCGTCTCGCACAACACCGGCCGGGCGGTCGTCAACTTCGCGACCGACATCGACGCGAGCCTCCTCCTCGGGGAATGGCGATCCGAGGGACTCCGGGCCGAGTTGCTCGACCGCGACGTCGACTGGTACATGAACCGTGCGCCGTGCGACGTCACCTTCGTCCGCGACCGCGGCTTCGGTTCCATCGACGAGATCACGGTGTTGACCCAGCGGGGACCGTACGGCCCGACCAAGGTTCGACTCGCCAACGCGTTCGCGGAGCAAGCGGGCGCTTCGCTGCGGTTCGTCACCGCGGTCGGACCCGACCCGACGCAGGAACAGATCGACACGACGGAGGAGTTCCACGAGGAACTCGCCGACCTCTGTACGGTACCGGTCGAGCTAGATATCGTTCGGAGCGAAGATCGGCTCTCGGGGGTTATCGATGCCGCGGTGGGGAGCGACTTCGCGGTAGTGGGGGCGGTCGCGCACTCGAAACTCCACGACATCTTCCTCGGCGATCCGGCCGTGACCATCAGTTCGGGCCTCGACTGTTCGGTTCTCTTGGTCCATCCCCAGGACTCGCGCGGCCAGTCGTTCCTGAACGCCCTCATCAAGCGAGTCGCCTACTGA
- a CDS encoding potassium channel family protein: protein MYIIIVGAGQIGTPLIEAATREGNDVAVIEYDEERANRAATAFDALVINDDATVKETLYDAGAERADAIISTTDQDATNTMVCLLAKEIEIPEIVSVVHNPDHMSLFRQIGVHTIENPQRLIADYLYRAVKRPAIIDFMHLGGDAEVFEIAVAEDAAIAGKTIQEADEQNLLGEDTLIVAIEQPGDEPPLTPKGKTRIEAGDVLTVYSASGATPDVTDAFGHYEDHESVRR from the coding sequence ATGTACATCATCATCGTCGGCGCCGGCCAGATCGGTACGCCGCTCATCGAGGCGGCTACGCGGGAGGGTAACGACGTCGCCGTCATAGAGTACGACGAGGAACGTGCGAACAGGGCCGCGACCGCGTTCGACGCTCTCGTAATCAACGACGACGCCACTGTCAAAGAAACGCTCTACGACGCCGGCGCCGAGCGGGCCGACGCCATCATTAGCACGACCGACCAGGACGCTACCAACACGATGGTCTGTCTGCTCGCCAAGGAGATAGAGATTCCCGAAATCGTCTCCGTCGTCCACAACCCCGACCACATGAGCCTCTTTCGCCAGATCGGGGTCCACACTATCGAGAACCCGCAACGGCTCATCGCCGACTACCTCTACCGCGCGGTCAAGCGACCGGCGATCATCGACTTCATGCACCTCGGCGGCGACGCGGAGGTCTTCGAAATCGCCGTCGCCGAAGACGCCGCCATCGCGGGCAAGACAATCCAGGAAGCCGACGAGCAGAATTTGCTCGGCGAAGATACGCTGATCGTCGCCATCGAACAACCCGGAGACGAACCGCCCCTCACCCCGAAGGGTAAGACCCGAATCGAAGCCGGCGACGTTCTCACCGTCTATTCGGCGTCCGGCGCGACGCCCGACGTCACCGACGCGTTCGGTCACTACGAGGACCACGAGTCCGTTCGTCGGTGA